The segment GTTTAAGAAATATTATTAAAAAATATGTTTATGACTATCATATAACAAAAGAATACAATGAATATTTAGGTAATTTGTCTTGTGATCTCCAAAGAATGGAAATCAGACGTAGGCTTTATGATGATGGGTGTTTTGATGTCTGACATTAATAATATCACATTATCAGGACGTTTAGTTAGAGATTCACTTTTATCTTATAGTAGTACAAATTTAGCTATATTAAATTTTGCTATAGCTAATAATATTAAAGTTAAAAGAGAAGGTGAGTGGAGAGATAATGCCCAATTTTTTAATTGTGTATTATTTGGTAAGCGAGCAGAAACTCTTCTTCATTTTCTTCTTAAAGGCAAGCAAGTTGTTGTTCAAGGGTCTATGAGACATGAGTATTATAAGGATAAACATAGTGGAATTGATAAAATTAAAAGCATTATTTTTGTAGATCAACTGAGATTGTTTGGTGGGGGTAGTAAGTATCATAATCCTAAAGTTGATATTCCTGTTCCTATTCCTACTCCTGTTCCTGATCCTGCTTGTGAATTTAATGAAGATATTCCTTTTTAGAAGTTTATGAATGAGGTTTGGATTATATAGGAGGTTAAATGATATATGAAATTAAGACAAACTGATAATAGATTTATTGAAGAGATTAGACGTTGGGGTTGTTACTTTTTATCTTTGCATTATTACATATCATCACTTACAAAGAACAAATTTGACTTTAATGATATTAATAATAATTATTATCAATTTGTTAGTTTAGGTTATATGAGGATTAATTGTTATATTTTAAATCCATGTAGAATTTTGAGTGTTTTTGGAATTAAACGAGATGTTCGTATTGAGGATAAATCTTATAAATGTTTAAAGGATGAATTTGAGATAAGTGAAGTTAATATAAAAAATATTGCAGGAGCCCATTTTATGGCAACAAATAATACAGAAGTTTTATATGATCCTCTTTATCTTAAAGATAGAGGGCAAGAATATCATCTTAAATCTAAGAGTATATTTAGAAAAATATAGTTTACTCCATATATGTTTATTTTATTAAAAGGCTATATGCCTTTTTTTTATGCTTATTTATTATGTCAAATCTTGATTTTTGATAAAATTAATTATATTATCATATAATAGCTATTTGTTAAATTACTTTTAACCTTTATTTCTAAAATAAAAAATTCTAACAAAAAGAATATAACTTCTTTTTGTTAGTTTTATTATAGTAATATGTTGATTTAATATTATGTTTGTATAGATCATATAGCAATATATGGAATATACAATGTAAATTGATATTATTTAAAACATCTTTAATATCATGATATGCTTTTAATTTACTTGCTTTAGAAAGACCATAAACATTATCTATTTCAGCTGTTTATGCATATTTCATTAATTCTTTAATTTCAAATGAATTGTATCCTTTACTTTTAAGTGTTGCAATAAATATATTTCTACATATATGTAGTGATTTACGATGTTTAAATCCTGATTTTGTAAGTAATTCTTTAAATTGTTTTGAAATCTCACTTATATTTATTCTATTATCTTTAAAGCGATGTTTACTTTTTTGAAATAGATAAGTACGTCTTGAATCTTGTCCTTTATTTTTAAAATGAAGTTTATGAATTTCTTCTATAGATTCAAATTCAGATTTACTTATTACTACTTCTCTAA is part of the Borrelia hispanica CRI genome and harbors:
- a CDS encoding single-stranded DNA-binding protein gives rise to the protein MMGVLMSDINNITLSGRLVRDSLLSYSSTNLAILNFAIANNIKVKREGEWRDNAQFFNCVLFGKRAETLLHFLLKGKQVVVQGSMRHEYYKDKHSGIDKIKSIIFVDQLRLFGGGSKYHNPKVDIPVPIPTPVPDPACEFNEDIPF
- a CDS encoding DUF261 domain-containing protein → MKLRQTDNRFIEEIRRWGCYFLSLHYYISSLTKNKFDFNDINNNYYQFVSLGYMRINCYILNPCRILSVFGIKRDVRIEDKSYKCLKDEFEISEVNIKNIAGAHFMATNNTEVLYDPLYLKDRGQEYHLKSKSIFRKI